One Pieris brassicae chromosome 11, ilPieBrab1.1, whole genome shotgun sequence DNA window includes the following coding sequences:
- the LOC123716599 gene encoding uncharacterized oxidoreductase YjmC-like isoform X2 has product MGRVATREALRFMTDCLKAAGASAKAAEQQADLLLQADRMGHPSHGLNRLELYVNDILSGACKPNNEPKILKETPSTAWVDANNVLGATASHFGMDIAMKKAKETGVGWVTVKGSNHNGMAGYWGKKAADNCLIGMAYTNTSPLLAPTRSKKAALGTNPLAVVAPASDGESFYLDMATTAVAVGKIEMQMRKGEPLPGGWAQGPDGKDTNDASLAFNTGCLMPLGGGEHTSGHKGYGLAAMVELFCGILSGSNYGHHIRSWSHTGRGGPANLGHCFVALDPECFAPGFSDRLTDCIQHWRNLEPTDPKSPVMAPGDKEKKAAKATDERGTVSYVKQQIESSAAMAERLKVTPMDVKLD; this is encoded by the exons atggGTAGGGTCGCCACCAGGGAAGCGTTGCGGTTTATGACAGACTGCCTCAAAGCCGCTGGCGCATCAGCTAAAGCGGCGGAACAGCAGGCTGATTTGCTTCTTCAAGCTGATAGAATGGGACATCCAAGCCATGGACTTAATAGACTAG AATTGTATGTAAACGATATTCTATCTGGTGCTTGTAAACCAAACAATGAGCCCAAGATCCTGAAGGAGACGCCGTCTACGGCTTGGGTTGATGCAAATAATGTCCTGGGAGCGACTGCAAGTCATTTCGGAATGGATATTGCTATGAAAAAGGCGAAAGAAACAGGAGTTGGCTGGGTTACAGttaaag gATCTAATCACAATGGAATGGCAGGCTATTGGGGGAAAAAAGCGGCAGACAACTGCCTAATAGGTATGGCGTACACAAACACATCACCATTACTAGCTCCAACGAGAAGCAAAAAG GCCGCACTTGGTACAAATCCTTTAGCGGTGGTCGCTCCAGCATCAGACGGCGAATCCTTCTATTTGGATATGGCTACTACGGCTGTCGCCGTCGGAaag ataGAAATGCAGATGCGAAAAGGTGAACCTTTGCCGGGCGGCTGGGCTCAAGGACCGGACGGAAAAGACACAAACGATGCCAGTTTA gCTTTCAATACCGGATGTCTGATGCCACTTGGAGGCGGAGAACATACTTCCGGACACAAAGGGTATGGATTAGCAGCTATGGTGGAACTTTTCTGTGGAATACTATCTG gTTCAAATTACGGTCACCACATACGATCCTGGTCGCACACTGGTAGAGGTGGGCCTGCGAATTTGGGTCACTGTTTCGTCGCATTGGACCCAGAATGCTTCGCACCCGGTTTTTCCGACAGACTCACAGACTGCATACAACATTGGCGGAATTTAGAACCg ACTGATCCGAAATCTCCGGTAATGGCACCAGGAGATAAGGAAAAAAAAGCGGCAAAAGCAACAGACGAACGAGGGACTGTTTCATACGTGAAGCAGCAAATCGAGTCAAGCGCAGCAATGGCTGAACGTCTGAAAGTCACGCCCATGGACGTTAAATtagattaa
- the LOC123716160 gene encoding (2R)-3-sulfolactate dehydrogenase (NADP(+))-like — protein sequence MAVRIDEVHRFMEESLAAVGAPLMEAKAQADLLIHADLVGHFSHGLNRLELYINDMKNGICKPTARPVILKESAATVWVDGAHALGATVGNFCMDLAIKKAKESGVGWVSAKGCNHFGMAGYWALKAEREGLIGMAFTNSAPIMTPTRSKNSANGTNPIAMAAPAGDGDSLVVDMATTAAAMGKVEIQMRKGEKIPEGWALGPDAKPTTDAELAFKSGRLMPLGGFEETSGYKGYGLSVMVEQFCSGLSGSNPSHKVSGWSYTQTQPPNMGQCFVAIDPERFAPGFQGRVKGCLDHYRSLEPVDPALPVLAPGDKEKHNQAITRDRGTIIYPQAQIESYNKLAAQIGVDPIKTEFI from the exons ATGGCAGTTAGAATTGATGAAGTTCATAGATTTATGGAGGAAAGTTTAGCAGCTGTGGGTGCTCCACTGATGGAGGCGAAGGCCCAGGCGGATCTTTTGATCCATGCCGATTTAGTTGGCCACTTTAGCCACGGCCTCAATCGTCTCG AACTCTATATCAATGACATGAAGAACGGTATTTGTAAGCCAACTGCAAGACCGGTGATATTAAAGGAATCTGCCGCTACAGTTTGGGTGGATGGAGCGCATGCTTTGGGTGCAACAGTGGGAAACTTCTGTATGGACTTAGCCATAAAGAAGGCAAAGGAAAGTGGAGTAGGATGGGTCTCAGCTAAAG GATGTAACCATTTTGGCATGGCTGGCTACTGGGCTCTAAAGGCAGAGCGTGAAGGTTTAATCGGCATGGCTTTTACCAATTCTGCGCCAATTATGACGCCAACGAGGTCTAAAAAC agcGCAAATGGTACGAACCCCATTGCGATGGCAGCACCAGCTGGTGATGGCGACTCATTAGTGGTTGATATGGCAACTACCGCGGCTGCTATGGGCAAG gtgGAAATACAGATGCGTAAAGGTGAAAAGATACCAGAAGGCTGGGCCCTCGGGCCAGACGCTAAGCCAACCACAGATGCTGAACTG GCGTTTAAATCTGGCCGACTTATGCCGCTCGGTGGTTTCGAGGAGACCAGCGGTTACAAAGGCTACGGTTTAAGTGTAATGGTGGAACAGTTCTGTAGTGGTCTATCTG GGTCGAACCCATCTCATAAAGTTTCCGGTTGGTCATACACACAGACGCAACCACCCAACATGGGTCAATGCTTTGTGGCTATCGACCCAGAACGATTCGCACCAGGCTTCCAAGGCAGAGTAAAGGGTTGCCTGGATCATTACAGAAGTCTGGAGCCA GTTGACCCAGCGCTTCCAGTGTTAGCTCCAGGTGACAAAGAGAAACATAATCAAGCAATAACAAGAGATAGGGGAACAATTATCTATCCACAAGCCCAAATCGAGTCCTACAACAAATTAGCTGCGCAAATTGGTGTAGATCCTATTAAAAcagaatttatataa
- the LOC123716599 gene encoding uncharacterized oxidoreductase YjmC-like isoform X1, whose protein sequence is MEEYQVKMGRVATREALRFMTDCLKAAGASAKAAEQQADLLLQADRMGHPSHGLNRLELYVNDILSGACKPNNEPKILKETPSTAWVDANNVLGATASHFGMDIAMKKAKETGVGWVTVKGSNHNGMAGYWGKKAADNCLIGMAYTNTSPLLAPTRSKKAALGTNPLAVVAPASDGESFYLDMATTAVAVGKIEMQMRKGEPLPGGWAQGPDGKDTNDASLAFNTGCLMPLGGGEHTSGHKGYGLAAMVELFCGILSGSNYGHHIRSWSHTGRGGPANLGHCFVALDPECFAPGFSDRLTDCIQHWRNLEPTDPKSPVMAPGDKEKKAAKATDERGTVSYVKQQIESSAAMAERLKVTPMDVKLD, encoded by the exons ATGGAGGAGTATCAAG ttaaaatggGTAGGGTCGCCACCAGGGAAGCGTTGCGGTTTATGACAGACTGCCTCAAAGCCGCTGGCGCATCAGCTAAAGCGGCGGAACAGCAGGCTGATTTGCTTCTTCAAGCTGATAGAATGGGACATCCAAGCCATGGACTTAATAGACTAG AATTGTATGTAAACGATATTCTATCTGGTGCTTGTAAACCAAACAATGAGCCCAAGATCCTGAAGGAGACGCCGTCTACGGCTTGGGTTGATGCAAATAATGTCCTGGGAGCGACTGCAAGTCATTTCGGAATGGATATTGCTATGAAAAAGGCGAAAGAAACAGGAGTTGGCTGGGTTACAGttaaag gATCTAATCACAATGGAATGGCAGGCTATTGGGGGAAAAAAGCGGCAGACAACTGCCTAATAGGTATGGCGTACACAAACACATCACCATTACTAGCTCCAACGAGAAGCAAAAAG GCCGCACTTGGTACAAATCCTTTAGCGGTGGTCGCTCCAGCATCAGACGGCGAATCCTTCTATTTGGATATGGCTACTACGGCTGTCGCCGTCGGAaag ataGAAATGCAGATGCGAAAAGGTGAACCTTTGCCGGGCGGCTGGGCTCAAGGACCGGACGGAAAAGACACAAACGATGCCAGTTTA gCTTTCAATACCGGATGTCTGATGCCACTTGGAGGCGGAGAACATACTTCCGGACACAAAGGGTATGGATTAGCAGCTATGGTGGAACTTTTCTGTGGAATACTATCTG gTTCAAATTACGGTCACCACATACGATCCTGGTCGCACACTGGTAGAGGTGGGCCTGCGAATTTGGGTCACTGTTTCGTCGCATTGGACCCAGAATGCTTCGCACCCGGTTTTTCCGACAGACTCACAGACTGCATACAACATTGGCGGAATTTAGAACCg ACTGATCCGAAATCTCCGGTAATGGCACCAGGAGATAAGGAAAAAAAAGCGGCAAAAGCAACAGACGAACGAGGGACTGTTTCATACGTGAAGCAGCAAATCGAGTCAAGCGCAGCAATGGCTGAACGTCTGAAAGTCACGCCCATGGACGTTAAATtagattaa